The Candidatus Syntrophosphaera sp. sequence CACCTGTTCGACGATCTCGCCCTGGGTGAGGCCAAGCTCGTAATCCGCCGGAGTGGCCGAAACAAAGATCACATTGCGTAGATAGCTTTCAAACTCCTCAAAGCGCAGGGGCCGGTTGTCAAAGGCCGAGGGCAGGCGGAATCCGTAATCCACCAGGTTTTTCTTGCGGGTGTAATCCCCGCCGTACATTCCGTGCACTTGGGGGATGGTGACGTGCGATTCGTCGATGATAAAGAGGAAATCCTGGGGAAAGTAGTCCAGCAGGCAGTTGGGAGGCTGTCCCGGAGCCGCGCCGGTCAGATGGCGCTGGTAGTTTTCGATGCCTGAGCAGTAGCCAAGCTCGGCCAGCATCTCCAGGTCGAACTTGGTGCGGGACTGCAATCTGTCAGCTTCCACCCAGCGCTCGTTTTCCTTGTAAAACTTAACCCGCTCTGTCAATTCCTGCTCGATGGAGACCAAGGCGTTATGCAGTTTGTCCTCGCTCATGATAAAATGCACCGCCGGGTATATGGGATAATCCGAAACCTCGCCCAAACTCTGGTAGGATATGGGATGCAGCTTTTCCAGCCGGGAGATCTCTTCGCCGAAAAACTCCACCCGCAGGCAGTGTTCCAGATAGGCTGGATAGATGTCCACGATATCGCCGCGGACCCTGAAAGCTCCGCGCTCGAAAGCGATGTCGTTGCGGCTGTAATGGGCGGTCACCAGTTTTTGCAGCAGCTCGTCGCGGTCCATTTTCATGCCCACTTCCACCCGGATCAGCGCCTCGCGGTATTCC is a genomic window containing:
- a CDS encoding DEAD/DEAH box helicase family protein, which codes for MGIFKLVTDYQPSGDQPEAIEALAEGIREDKRYQVLLGVTGSGKTFTIANVIAKFDRPVLVLSHNKTLAAQLYGELKQLFPENAVEYFISYYDYYQPEAYIPGKDIYIEKDSDINEQIEKLRLRATMSLMERRDVIIVASVSCIYGLGVPEEYREALIRVEVGMKMDRDELLQKLVTAHYSRNDIAFERGAFRVRGDIVDIYPAYLEHCLRVEFFGEEISRLEKLHPISYQSLGEVSDYPIYPAVHFIMSEDKLHNALVSIEQELTERVKFYKENERWVEADRLQSRTKFDLEMLAELGYCSGIENYQRHLTGAAPGQPPNCLLDYFPQDFLFIIDESHVTIPQVHGMYGGDYTRKKNLVDYGFRLPSAFDNRPLRFEEFESYLRNVIFVSATPADYELGLTQGEIVEQV